One window of Canis lupus baileyi chromosome 21, mCanLup2.hap1, whole genome shotgun sequence genomic DNA carries:
- the LOC140612795 gene encoding olfactory receptor 5J3-like isoform X2: MGAAVLPNFLHQAPPSSPQAQPHAPISEAFQRTPTLMTPGELALASGNHTPVTQFILLGFSSYPELQQLLFVTFLLIYAMTVMGNLGMMALIFTDSRLHSPMYFFLSVLSFLDICYSSVVTPKLLVNFLASDKTISFEGCVVQLTFFVVHVTAESFLLASMAYDRFVAICQPLHYGSIMTKETCLQLVAASYAFGGANSAIQTGNVFALPFCGPNQVTHYFCDIPPLLRLACANTATAGVVLYIFSALVTLLPAAVILTSYSLVLVAIGRMRSAAGREKALSTCASHFLAIAIFYGTVVFTYVQPHGSTNDTNGQIVSVFYTIIIPMLNPFIYSLRNKEVKDALQRKLQVSIFPC, from the coding sequence ATGACACCTGGAGAACTAGCCCTCGCAAGTGGCAACCACACTCCAGTTACCCAGTTCATCTTGTTGGGATTCTCCAGCTATCCAGAGCTCCAGCAGCTTCTATTTGTAACCTTTCTGCTCATTTATGCCATGACAGTGATGGGCAACCTGGGAATGATGGCACTCATCTTCACAGACTCCCGTCTCCATAGTCCCATGTATTTCTTCCTCAGTGTCCTCTCTTTTCTTGATATTTGTTACTCTTCTGTGGTCACACCCAAGCTCTTGGTCAACTTCCTGGCCTCTGACAAGACCATTTCTTTTGAGGGCTGTGTGGTCCAGCTAACCTTTTTTGTGGTGCATGTGACAGCTGAGAGCTTCCTGCTGGCTTCCATGGCCTACGATCGCTTTGTGGCCATCTGCCAACCTCTCCATTATGGTTCGATCATGACCAAGGAGACCTGTCTCCAGCTGGTAGCTGCTTCCTATGCATTTGGTGGCGCCAACTCTGCTATCCAGACTGGGAACGTCTTTGCTCTGCCTTTCTGTGGGCCCAACCAGGTAACACACTACTTCTGTGACATCCCTCCCCTTCTCCGCCTGGCTTGTGCCAACACAGCCACAGCAGGAGTGGTCCTCTATATCTTCTCTGCTCTGGTTACCCTTCTGCCTGCTGCAGTCATCCTCACCTCCTACAGCTTGGTCTTGGTGGCCATTGGGAGGATGCGCTCGGCCGCTGGACGGGAGAAGGCCctctccacctgtgcctcccaCTTCCTGGCCATTGCCATTTTCTACGGCACTGTGGTTTTCACCTATGTCCAGCCTCATGGATCCACTAATGATACCAATGGCCAAATAGTGTCCGTGTTCTACACCATCATAATCCCCATGCTCAACCCCTTCATCTATAGCCTCCGCAACAAAGAGGTGAAGGACGCACTACAGAGAAAGCTCCAGGTCAGTATCTTTCCCTGCTGA
- the LOC140612795 gene encoding olfactory receptor 5J3-like isoform X3 codes for MGMTPGELALASGNHTPVTQFILLGFSSYPELQQLLFVTFLLIYAMTVMGNLGMMALIFTDSRLHSPMYFFLSVLSFLDICYSSVVTPKLLVNFLASDKTISFEGCVVQLTFFVVHVTAESFLLASMAYDRFVAICQPLHYGSIMTKETCLQLVAASYAFGGANSAIQTGNVFALPFCGPNQVTHYFCDIPPLLRLACANTATAGVVLYIFSALVTLLPAAVILTSYSLVLVAIGRMRSAAGREKALSTCASHFLAIAIFYGTVVFTYVQPHGSTNDTNGQIVSVFYTIIIPMLNPFIYSLRNKEVKDALQRKLQVSIFPC; via the coding sequence ATGACACCTGGAGAACTAGCCCTCGCAAGTGGCAACCACACTCCAGTTACCCAGTTCATCTTGTTGGGATTCTCCAGCTATCCAGAGCTCCAGCAGCTTCTATTTGTAACCTTTCTGCTCATTTATGCCATGACAGTGATGGGCAACCTGGGAATGATGGCACTCATCTTCACAGACTCCCGTCTCCATAGTCCCATGTATTTCTTCCTCAGTGTCCTCTCTTTTCTTGATATTTGTTACTCTTCTGTGGTCACACCCAAGCTCTTGGTCAACTTCCTGGCCTCTGACAAGACCATTTCTTTTGAGGGCTGTGTGGTCCAGCTAACCTTTTTTGTGGTGCATGTGACAGCTGAGAGCTTCCTGCTGGCTTCCATGGCCTACGATCGCTTTGTGGCCATCTGCCAACCTCTCCATTATGGTTCGATCATGACCAAGGAGACCTGTCTCCAGCTGGTAGCTGCTTCCTATGCATTTGGTGGCGCCAACTCTGCTATCCAGACTGGGAACGTCTTTGCTCTGCCTTTCTGTGGGCCCAACCAGGTAACACACTACTTCTGTGACATCCCTCCCCTTCTCCGCCTGGCTTGTGCCAACACAGCCACAGCAGGAGTGGTCCTCTATATCTTCTCTGCTCTGGTTACCCTTCTGCCTGCTGCAGTCATCCTCACCTCCTACAGCTTGGTCTTGGTGGCCATTGGGAGGATGCGCTCGGCCGCTGGACGGGAGAAGGCCctctccacctgtgcctcccaCTTCCTGGCCATTGCCATTTTCTACGGCACTGTGGTTTTCACCTATGTCCAGCCTCATGGATCCACTAATGATACCAATGGCCAAATAGTGTCCGTGTTCTACACCATCATAATCCCCATGCTCAACCCCTTCATCTATAGCCTCCGCAACAAAGAGGTGAAGGACGCACTACAGAGAAAGCTCCAGGTCAGTATCTTTCCCTGCTGA
- the LOC140612795 gene encoding olfactory receptor 5J3-like isoform X4 translates to MTPGELALASGNHTPVTQFILLGFSSYPELQQLLFVTFLLIYAMTVMGNLGMMALIFTDSRLHSPMYFFLSVLSFLDICYSSVVTPKLLVNFLASDKTISFEGCVVQLTFFVVHVTAESFLLASMAYDRFVAICQPLHYGSIMTKETCLQLVAASYAFGGANSAIQTGNVFALPFCGPNQVTHYFCDIPPLLRLACANTATAGVVLYIFSALVTLLPAAVILTSYSLVLVAIGRMRSAAGREKALSTCASHFLAIAIFYGTVVFTYVQPHGSTNDTNGQIVSVFYTIIIPMLNPFIYSLRNKEVKDALQRKLQVSIFPC, encoded by the coding sequence ATGACACCTGGAGAACTAGCCCTCGCAAGTGGCAACCACACTCCAGTTACCCAGTTCATCTTGTTGGGATTCTCCAGCTATCCAGAGCTCCAGCAGCTTCTATTTGTAACCTTTCTGCTCATTTATGCCATGACAGTGATGGGCAACCTGGGAATGATGGCACTCATCTTCACAGACTCCCGTCTCCATAGTCCCATGTATTTCTTCCTCAGTGTCCTCTCTTTTCTTGATATTTGTTACTCTTCTGTGGTCACACCCAAGCTCTTGGTCAACTTCCTGGCCTCTGACAAGACCATTTCTTTTGAGGGCTGTGTGGTCCAGCTAACCTTTTTTGTGGTGCATGTGACAGCTGAGAGCTTCCTGCTGGCTTCCATGGCCTACGATCGCTTTGTGGCCATCTGCCAACCTCTCCATTATGGTTCGATCATGACCAAGGAGACCTGTCTCCAGCTGGTAGCTGCTTCCTATGCATTTGGTGGCGCCAACTCTGCTATCCAGACTGGGAACGTCTTTGCTCTGCCTTTCTGTGGGCCCAACCAGGTAACACACTACTTCTGTGACATCCCTCCCCTTCTCCGCCTGGCTTGTGCCAACACAGCCACAGCAGGAGTGGTCCTCTATATCTTCTCTGCTCTGGTTACCCTTCTGCCTGCTGCAGTCATCCTCACCTCCTACAGCTTGGTCTTGGTGGCCATTGGGAGGATGCGCTCGGCCGCTGGACGGGAGAAGGCCctctccacctgtgcctcccaCTTCCTGGCCATTGCCATTTTCTACGGCACTGTGGTTTTCACCTATGTCCAGCCTCATGGATCCACTAATGATACCAATGGCCAAATAGTGTCCGTGTTCTACACCATCATAATCCCCATGCTCAACCCCTTCATCTATAGCCTCCGCAACAAAGAGGTGAAGGACGCACTACAGAGAAAGCTCCAGGTCAGTATCTTTCCCTGCTGA